The nucleotide sequence GGCGACGTCGCCGATCCCCTCGTCGGCCAGGCCGATGAGGGTCGTCTCCAGGTCCCCGCCGCCGTCGACAATGACTACCACGCGGAGACTCGTAGCACCACCGTGGAGGGCCCGCTCCCGGTCAGGAAAGGCAATACCGTTCTTCAAAGAAGCTCCTGCTCAGCACTCTCTGGGATCACGACCCGCCCATCCCGATCATTGCACCGAGCCGGGGATCTCCGCGTCACCGGGCGCGCCCCAGTGGGTGATGCGGCCGGTCGCCAGCACCTCGGCGGAGGAGATGCCCCAGGTGTGGGCCGGTCCGGTGCCGCGGCGCTGCACGAAGCCGAAGCGGGAGGCGGAGTACATGCGGGCACCGGCGGCGGACGCCCGCTTGAGGAAGCCGGTGTCCTCCCCGATGGTGGTGTCCGGGAAGCCCGCCTCGCGCGCCAGCCCCGTGGTGGCCACCAGCGTCGGCCCGGACAGGAAGGCCGTGTAGCGGTGCTCCCACTCGGGGAAGCGCAGGACGACGGCGTTCTCACCCTCCAGGTGGACGAAGTGGGCGTGCTTGCCCACCACCTCGGCGCGGGCGTAGTCGGCGGCGGCCAGGGACTCGAACAGGTAGTAGTCGCCGTACAAGTCGTCATCATCCAGCTTGGCGATGAAGTCGGCATCCACGCGCGCCAGCATGCGGTTGTAGTTGGCCCCCAGCGAGTCGGCGGCCTCGCCCACAACCCAGTCCACCTCCAGGCCCAGCTCGCGGGCGCGGGCGTGGGCAGCGTCCGGCGCCTCAAAGCCGTGGGTGAGGATGATGGGCCGCAGCTCGACGTGCTGCTGGCGGGCGAGGGTATCCAGTACGCCGTCCAGCCGCTCCGGGCGAATCGTTGATACCAGCGGGGCGATGGTGGGGCGGCGGTAGGCCCGCTCCCCCAGGCCGACCGCCTCCAGCACCTGGTCCACGCGGGCGGTGTAGGTATGCCGCAGCCAGATCTCCCGCTGCGCCAGGTAGGTCATGCGGTCACGCAGCTCGGGATTGCTCACCAGGGCCCGCTCGGCCCAGTAGGCCTCCTTGCGGTCACCGACGACGGCGAGCGTCCCGGCGGGCAGGAAGCGCCCGGTAGCGGGCGACGGCATGGTCACCACCGGGGTGCCGCAGGCGGTGATCTCAAAGATCCGGCGGGCGAACATGGAGGGGCTGGAGACCACCGAGTTGACGTTCAGGAACACCTTGTAGCCACGGTAGGCGGACAGCATCTCCGGGTAGCTCAGCGAGCCGCGCACGAAGGCGTCGTAGGGGGCGGGGAACTGGTAGTTCGCGTCGGCGCCGAGGTAGCGGGAGAAGATGTCCAGTCCCCGCTCCAGCTTCGGGGCGGCATCCACGGCGGCACCCAGCAGCGCCTCCATCTGCTCGCGCCGCTCGGGGTACTTGTGGGCGAAGTACATGCCGGCGAAGGCGATATCCCGCAGCGGGACGGGGCGGCCGTCGTCGTCGCACAGGCGCACCGGGTTGTGGATGGTGGGCTGGGCGGCGAAGGGCAGCACGCCGATGCGGTCATGGCCCAGCTCGGCCCGGTAGCGGTCCAGGAGAGTCTCATCCGTGGTGAGCACCCAGTCGAACAGGCGGGCG is from Actinomyces sp. 432 and encodes:
- a CDS encoding CgeB family protein, translated to MSDLFRTARKTLWHARHGGIAGVREFRRRRRASAWARPARGRRARKGQVAFPAWEVPAPDAAPPRHDLTVGVIADEFTALALQYEWRPVALTPAEWREQIAAEPIDLLFVESAWHGNGDAWRYQVIGRNGPSTHLRELVAHARAAGIPTVFWNKEDPAHYDEAIATARLFDWVLTTDETLLDRYRAELGHDRIGVLPFAAQPTIHNPVRLCDDDGRPVPLRDIAFAGMYFAHKYPERREQMEALLGAAVDAAPKLERGLDIFSRYLGADANYQFPAPYDAFVRGSLSYPEMLSAYRGYKVFLNVNSVVSSPSMFARRIFEITACGTPVVTMPSPATGRFLPAGTLAVVGDRKEAYWAERALVSNPELRDRMTYLAQREIWLRHTYTARVDQVLEAVGLGERAYRRPTIAPLVSTIRPERLDGVLDTLARQQHVELRPIILTHGFEAPDAAHARARELGLEVDWVVGEAADSLGANYNRMLARVDADFIAKLDDDDLYGDYYLFESLAAADYARAEVVGKHAHFVHLEGENAVVLRFPEWEHRYTAFLSGPTLVATTGLAREAGFPDTTIGEDTGFLKRASAAGARMYSASRFGFVQRRGTGPAHTWGISSAEVLATGRITHWGAPGDAEIPGSVQ